The following coding sequences lie in one Peribacillus frigoritolerans genomic window:
- a CDS encoding spore germination protein codes for MRIGRSLKRAKEKSTTNGTLSCEVNENVKRLENELGNSSDLSVRMIESPHEKSVQAAVIHLDGLADANIINENIVEPLIDWFKENKQISTEIEERASHILTVSQLTVKESWQEFVSAVLTGDTVVLLNGSTKAFIASTKSQPSRAITEPTSQTVIRGPKDSFTENLRTNTSLIRARIQNPNVRLESLKVGNVTQTDIGIMYIQGIADESIVKEVKERVKGIDIDGVLESNYIEELIRDDSTTIFPLLLNTERPDAVVGNLLEGRVAIIIQGTPFVLIVPAIFSQFFQSPEDYYQNQYISSFLRMLRFGAFFLSMYASAIYLALITHHQGLIPTTLLVSLMAQRENVPFPAIVEILVMEMAFEILREAGIRMPRAIGPAVSIVGALILGQAAVEAGFVGAAVVIIVAISAISSFTLPNTSLVNVTRGIRFMLIFISAFIGLYGILLFTLCIWLHMSSLRSFGVPYFAPFAPFRFKEQKDGFFRFPIQSLMKKPTNK; via the coding sequence GTGCGAATAGGACGTTCTCTGAAAAGAGCTAAAGAAAAATCTACAACCAATGGCACCTTATCCTGCGAGGTAAATGAAAATGTAAAAAGATTGGAGAACGAGCTCGGGAACAGTTCAGATTTGTCTGTTCGAATGATTGAGTCTCCACACGAAAAATCGGTACAGGCAGCTGTAATCCACCTTGACGGTTTGGCTGATGCTAACATCATTAATGAAAACATAGTTGAACCATTAATAGATTGGTTCAAAGAAAATAAACAAATATCGACAGAGATAGAAGAACGAGCAAGTCATATTCTAACGGTATCCCAATTAACCGTTAAAGAAAGTTGGCAGGAATTCGTATCAGCGGTTTTGACAGGAGATACGGTTGTATTGTTGAATGGCAGTACAAAAGCATTCATCGCCAGTACGAAAAGTCAGCCATCCCGTGCGATAACTGAGCCGACAAGTCAAACGGTCATAAGAGGACCAAAAGATAGTTTTACTGAAAATTTAAGAACCAATACGTCTTTAATTCGTGCTAGGATTCAAAATCCTAATGTACGCTTAGAGAGCTTGAAAGTCGGAAACGTCACTCAAACGGATATTGGAATCATGTACATTCAGGGAATCGCGGATGAGAGTATTGTGAAGGAAGTCAAAGAACGAGTAAAGGGCATTGATATTGATGGGGTTCTTGAATCGAATTACATTGAGGAATTAATCCGGGATGATTCAACTACGATTTTTCCGCTTCTTTTGAATACAGAACGTCCTGATGCGGTAGTTGGAAATTTATTGGAAGGTCGAGTCGCCATCATTATCCAAGGAACTCCATTTGTTTTAATCGTCCCGGCGATTTTTTCTCAATTTTTTCAATCCCCGGAGGACTATTATCAAAATCAATATATCAGCTCTTTTTTAAGGATGTTAAGATTTGGAGCCTTTTTTCTATCGATGTATGCATCCGCTATATATTTGGCACTAATTACTCATCACCAGGGGCTTATTCCTACTACTTTACTTGTCAGTTTAATGGCTCAAAGAGAAAATGTTCCTTTTCCAGCGATTGTCGAAATACTGGTCATGGAAATGGCCTTCGAGATTTTACGCGAGGCGGGAATTCGAATGCCAAGGGCGATCGGACCAGCCGTATCAATTGTAGGTGCACTTATTTTAGGGCAGGCAGCTGTTGAAGCGGGATTTGTGGGAGCGGCAGTTGTCATCATTGTAGCCATCTCTGCAATCAGCAGTTTTACACTGCCAAATACCAGTCTAGTCAATGTTACTCGTGGAATTCGATTTATGTTGATTTTTATTTCGGCTTTTATAGGCTTATATGGCATATTGCTTTTCACTCTATGTATCTGGCTTCATATGAGCAGCCTGAGGTCTTTTGGTGTTCCCTATTTTGCCCCATTTGCTCCATTTCGTTTCAAAGAGCAAAAAGATGGTTTTTTTCGTTTTCCCATACAGTCACTAATGAAAAAACCTACAAACAAATAA
- the fdhF gene encoding formate dehydrogenase subunit alpha, producing the protein MPEKVHIKINGAETSMEGNQTILQMLTDSSIDVPNVCYHPSLGPIETCDTCLVSVNGELVRSCSTIIRDGDVIDTVAADVKEAQVMAMDKILYNHELYCTVCDYNNGGCEIHNTVKEMKVNHQSVPFDQKPYEVDRSNPFYRYDPDQCILCGRCVEACQDVQVTETLTIDWEAKRPRVIWDDNVPINESSCVSCGHCSTVCPCNAMMEKGMEGEAGFLTGIAKQTLRPMIEITKNVETGYGSILAISDMESAMRDARIKKTKTVCTYCGVGCSFDVWTKDRKILKIEPQVEAPANGISTCVKGKFGWDFVNSKERLTKPLIREGDTFREAEWEEALELISRKFTEIKDSHGPDSMAFITSSKCTNEESYLMQKLARGIIGTNNVDNCSRYCQTPATLGLFRTVGYGGDTGGIKDIEKSELVLIIGSNTSESHPVLATRIKRSHKLGKQKLIVADIRKHEMAERSDLFIQPAPGSDIIWLSAVTKYIVDKGWTDTDFIKNRVNGMEEYIKTLEPYTLEYAEKVTGVAKEDLITLAEAIHEAESVASLWAMGVTQHGGGSDTSTAISNLLLITGNYGKPGTGTYPLRGHNNVQGASDFGSMPDRLPGYEKVTDEKVRVKYENIWGAKIPENPGLNNHEMVEGIHAGTIKAMYLKGEDMGLVDSNINHVHKAFEKLAFFVVQDIFLSRTAEFADVVLPASPSFEKEGTFTNTERRIQRLYQVFEPLGDSKPDWQIIKNVANSLGAGWNYEHPSEIMEEAAKLSPLYAGVTYERLEGYNSLQWPVTPDGKDTPLLFTEAFPFPDGKARLFPVEWTKPIDFGDEFDIHVNNGRLLEHFHEGNMTYKSKGITSKTPKVFLEVSRELAKDRGLEDGTLVRLTSPYGNAKVQCLITDRVKGKEVYLPMNDSGDGAINQLTSSHSDKDTDTPAYKEVQAKMEVLRVKGDNPLPSINHRNGNPQPQIGVQVQKKWAREDYIFPGDLLKIKKEERNRG; encoded by the coding sequence TTGCCAGAGAAAGTGCATATAAAAATCAATGGTGCTGAGACCAGTATGGAAGGTAATCAAACAATATTACAAATGCTGACGGATAGCTCCATTGATGTCCCGAATGTTTGTTACCATCCTAGCCTAGGTCCTATCGAAACATGTGATACATGTTTAGTGAGTGTTAATGGTGAACTTGTAAGATCTTGCTCCACCATAATCAGGGATGGTGATGTAATTGATACAGTTGCAGCTGATGTAAAAGAGGCACAGGTCATGGCGATGGACAAGATATTGTATAACCATGAGCTTTATTGTACAGTTTGTGATTATAACAATGGCGGTTGTGAAATACACAATACGGTTAAGGAAATGAAGGTAAATCATCAAAGTGTTCCTTTTGATCAAAAACCATATGAAGTGGATCGGTCAAATCCATTCTATCGATATGATCCGGATCAATGCATTCTTTGCGGCCGTTGTGTTGAAGCATGTCAAGATGTACAGGTCACTGAAACATTGACCATTGATTGGGAAGCAAAACGCCCGCGTGTCATTTGGGATGATAATGTTCCGATCAATGAATCTTCATGCGTGTCATGTGGACATTGTTCTACTGTATGTCCGTGTAATGCAATGATGGAAAAAGGAATGGAAGGGGAAGCCGGATTTTTAACCGGCATTGCCAAACAAACACTTAGACCTATGATAGAAATTACAAAAAATGTTGAAACGGGTTATGGTTCGATTTTAGCGATTTCAGATATGGAATCCGCCATGAGGGATGCAAGGATCAAGAAGACAAAAACGGTTTGTACATACTGTGGGGTAGGATGCAGCTTTGACGTTTGGACCAAAGATCGTAAAATCCTTAAGATCGAACCGCAAGTGGAGGCACCTGCAAATGGAATTTCGACTTGTGTAAAAGGGAAATTCGGATGGGATTTCGTGAATAGTAAAGAAAGACTCACAAAACCTTTAATTAGGGAAGGGGATACGTTCAGGGAAGCTGAATGGGAAGAAGCCCTTGAATTGATTTCCCGTAAATTCACTGAAATCAAAGATTCTCACGGTCCGGATTCGATGGCTTTCATAACTTCTTCCAAGTGCACTAATGAAGAGTCCTATTTAATGCAAAAGCTGGCTAGGGGAATCATCGGCACCAATAATGTGGATAACTGTTCCCGGTATTGTCAGACACCGGCTACTTTAGGACTATTCAGAACGGTTGGATATGGCGGAGATACAGGGGGCATAAAGGATATCGAAAAGTCCGAACTTGTATTGATCATAGGCTCCAATACATCCGAATCACACCCCGTGTTGGCTACAAGAATCAAACGTTCCCATAAACTGGGTAAACAGAAGCTGATAGTGGCGGACATCAGAAAGCATGAAATGGCTGAACGTTCCGACCTCTTCATCCAGCCTGCACCGGGATCGGATATCATATGGCTGTCGGCCGTGACTAAATATATCGTCGACAAAGGTTGGACAGATACAGACTTCATCAAAAATCGTGTAAATGGAATGGAAGAATACATCAAGACTTTGGAACCTTACACATTGGAATATGCTGAAAAAGTAACAGGCGTAGCTAAGGAAGATTTAATTACGTTGGCAGAGGCCATTCATGAAGCGGAAAGCGTTGCATCGCTTTGGGCCATGGGCGTTACCCAGCATGGAGGAGGAAGCGATACAAGTACTGCAATTTCCAATTTATTGCTCATAACAGGCAACTATGGTAAACCCGGAACAGGTACTTACCCTTTACGCGGCCATAATAATGTTCAAGGAGCCAGCGATTTTGGCAGTATGCCGGATCGCCTGCCAGGTTATGAAAAAGTAACGGATGAAAAGGTCCGCGTGAAATATGAAAACATCTGGGGAGCAAAAATACCAGAAAACCCTGGCCTGAATAATCATGAAATGGTCGAAGGGATACATGCAGGTACCATCAAAGCAATGTACTTAAAAGGTGAAGATATGGGTCTGGTCGATTCGAATATCAATCATGTCCATAAAGCATTTGAAAAACTGGCCTTCTTTGTGGTACAAGATATCTTCTTATCAAGAACGGCTGAATTCGCGGATGTCGTCCTTCCCGCAAGCCCAAGCTTTGAAAAAGAAGGTACTTTCACGAATACGGAACGCCGTATTCAACGTCTTTATCAAGTCTTTGAACCGCTTGGCGACTCAAAGCCTGATTGGCAAATCATAAAGAATGTCGCTAATTCGTTAGGAGCCGGCTGGAATTATGAGCATCCAAGTGAAATTATGGAAGAAGCAGCCAAACTATCACCATTATATGCAGGAGTAACGTATGAACGCTTGGAGGGTTATAACAGTCTTCAATGGCCAGTGACTCCAGATGGTAAAGATACGCCACTGTTATTCACGGAAGCTTTTCCTTTCCCTGATGGAAAAGCAAGGTTATTTCCAGTCGAATGGACCAAACCGATTGACTTTGGGGATGAGTTTGATATCCATGTGAATAATGGCCGTTTATTGGAACACTTCCATGAAGGAAACATGACTTATAAATCAAAAGGCATTACTTCCAAAACGCCAAAAGTCTTCCTTGAGGTATCCCGGGAATTGGCAAAAGATAGAGGGCTTGAGGATGGCACTCTTGTTCGGCTTACTTCACCATATGGAAATGCAAAAGTGCAATGCCTGATTACGGATCGTGTAAAAGGTAAAGAAGTTTATCTGCCGATGAACGATTCAGGTGATGGGGCAATCAACCAATTGACAAGCAGCCATTCAGATAAAGATACTGATACTCCTGCTTATAAGGAAGTTCAAGCAAAAATGGAAGTGCTCAGGGTTAAAGGAGACAATCCGTTGCCGAGTATCAACCATCGTAATGGTAATCCACAACCGCAGATAGGTGTACAAGTACAAAAAAAATGGGCCCGCGAAGATTATATTTTCCCTGGTGACCTCTTGAAGATCAAAAAGGAGGAGAGGAACCGTGGCTAA
- a CDS encoding ATP-dependent Clp protease ATP-binding subunit has product MLCEKCHVNQANIQVHLNMNGQEHDVKLCSTCYKEERNKLGAAMGGMDIGKFQFNGSPNSFNPFNYNGVPKPDSAEHGEDGGLLEEYGRNLTDAAKAGLIDPVIGRNEEIKRVIEVLNRRNKNNPVLIGEPGVGKTAIAEGLALAIVEGSVPVKLRNKLVYMLDVASLVSNTGIRGQFEERMKQLISELQERKNVILFIDEIHQLVGAGSAEGSMDAGNILKPALARGELQLVGATTLSEYRKIEKDGALERRFQPVHVNEPTTAEALVILRGLKDSYESYHGVTYSEEALKAAVELSNRYIQDRFLPDKAIDLMDEAGSKLNLTIEDGQVENMKERLAQIYKEKEMALKEEAYEKAAVLRDEEEKLEKSLQAGEAAIKPTVTVEDIQNIIEQKTGIPVGKLQEDEQERMVHLQAELMKKVIGQEEAVKKVSKAVRRSRAGLKSKNRPTGSFLFVGPTGVGKTELAKTLAEELFGDKEAMIRLDMSEFMEKHSVSKLIGSPPGYVGHEEAGQLTEKVRRKPYSIILLDEIEKAHPDVMHMFLQIMEDGRLTDSQGRTVTFKDTVIIMTSNAGVGEKQKVMGFGTSSAVEEASILQSLGSFFKPEFLNRFDSIIEFSALKKEDLLQIVDIMIHELDETLAANGLSLDVTNEAKQRLIELGYHPTFGARPLRRVLQEQLEDGITDFIFEQPEVKNFTAIVEDNSVKIIKTP; this is encoded by the coding sequence ATGCTTTGTGAAAAATGCCATGTAAACCAAGCTAATATTCAAGTTCACCTAAATATGAATGGTCAGGAGCATGATGTGAAACTGTGCTCCACTTGTTATAAAGAAGAGCGAAACAAACTTGGAGCAGCTATGGGCGGAATGGATATAGGGAAATTCCAATTTAACGGATCTCCAAATTCATTCAATCCATTTAATTATAATGGTGTACCAAAACCGGATTCAGCTGAACATGGCGAGGATGGAGGATTGCTTGAGGAGTATGGCCGCAATTTGACCGATGCTGCTAAAGCAGGACTTATTGATCCGGTTATCGGACGAAATGAAGAAATTAAACGCGTCATTGAAGTTCTAAATAGGCGCAATAAAAATAATCCAGTTTTAATCGGTGAACCTGGTGTCGGCAAAACAGCCATTGCTGAAGGTCTTGCTTTAGCGATTGTTGAAGGTTCAGTGCCAGTTAAATTACGTAATAAGCTTGTATATATGCTTGATGTAGCGTCCCTTGTTTCGAATACTGGAATTAGAGGGCAATTCGAAGAACGAATGAAGCAATTGATCAGCGAATTACAGGAAAGAAAAAATGTCATACTATTCATCGATGAAATTCATCAGCTAGTGGGAGCGGGTTCGGCCGAAGGATCAATGGATGCAGGAAATATCTTGAAGCCTGCACTTGCACGCGGCGAACTCCAGCTTGTCGGAGCAACCACTTTATCAGAATATAGGAAAATTGAAAAAGATGGTGCCCTTGAAAGGCGCTTCCAGCCTGTACACGTTAATGAGCCGACAACGGCTGAGGCACTTGTCATCTTACGTGGATTAAAGGATAGTTACGAATCTTATCATGGTGTGACATATAGTGAGGAAGCCCTTAAAGCGGCTGTTGAACTTTCGAACCGCTACATTCAAGACCGTTTCCTGCCTGATAAGGCAATAGACTTAATGGATGAAGCTGGTTCCAAATTGAACTTGACCATCGAAGACGGCCAAGTAGAAAACATGAAAGAGCGTCTGGCTCAAATCTATAAAGAAAAAGAAATGGCCTTAAAAGAAGAAGCATATGAAAAAGCTGCGGTTCTTCGTGATGAAGAAGAAAAACTGGAAAAGTCATTGCAGGCTGGGGAAGCTGCAATTAAGCCAACCGTTACCGTTGAAGACATTCAAAATATCATCGAACAAAAGACTGGTATACCTGTAGGTAAGCTCCAAGAAGATGAGCAAGAAAGAATGGTTCACCTCCAAGCGGAGCTGATGAAAAAAGTAATCGGGCAGGAAGAAGCTGTCAAAAAGGTTTCCAAGGCCGTTCGAAGAAGTCGTGCCGGGTTAAAATCAAAAAACCGTCCTACCGGTTCTTTCCTTTTCGTTGGTCCGACAGGAGTCGGTAAAACCGAATTGGCAAAAACTCTTGCTGAGGAATTATTCGGGGACAAGGAAGCGATGATTCGTCTTGACATGAGTGAATTCATGGAGAAACACAGTGTTTCTAAATTAATCGGTTCTCCTCCTGGATATGTAGGACATGAGGAAGCTGGACAATTGACGGAAAAAGTTCGCCGCAAGCCTTACAGTATCATCTTATTGGATGAAATCGAAAAGGCACATCCGGATGTAATGCATATGTTCCTGCAAATCATGGAAGATGGCCGCTTAACCGACAGTCAAGGCCGGACCGTTACTTTTAAAGATACCGTGATCATCATGACGAGTAATGCTGGAGTCGGTGAGAAACAAAAAGTAATGGGATTCGGTACAAGTTCAGCTGTAGAAGAAGCTTCAATCCTACAATCTTTAGGCAGCTTCTTCAAACCGGAATTCCTGAATCGATTCGATAGCATCATTGAATTCTCGGCATTGAAGAAAGAAGATCTTCTGCAAATCGTTGATATCATGATTCACGAGCTTGACGAAACACTTGCTGCAAATGGTTTATCTTTAGATGTAACTAATGAAGCGAAACAAAGGCTAATTGAACTCGGATATCACCCAACTTTCGGGGCGAGACCGCTACGCCGGGTTCTACAAGAACAGCTCGAAGACGGCATCACTGACTTTATCTTTGAGCAGCCCGAAGTTAAGAACTTCACTGCAATTGTTGAAGATAACTCTGTGAAAATTATTAAAACACCATAA